The proteins below come from a single Triticum aestivum cultivar Chinese Spring chromosome 5D, IWGSC CS RefSeq v2.1, whole genome shotgun sequence genomic window:
- the LOC123123395 gene encoding DUF21 domain-containing protein At1g55930, chloroplastic, which produces MASSPLRLRPLTQPPSARPIHLTIPPPAGAMSPPSTPFPSTASLLLAGSRLPRLQIQSPRAPTKPPYRSASPSPYRPWLRGVSRRPLLVPTSASLRVTAAPSPGVEAADESGRLAASPPLAAEAEDESGGWLAAARRVAVALICSALAAVWCQRALATTPAAAGAGAGASTAVEAADMVGWVTLRLRGSWPTVLQVLQLLREQGLVLALLLGLSAFFSMAETSITTLWPWKVRELADKEPENGVFKMLRNDVTRFLTTILIGTTVVNIGATAIVTEAATAMFGEAGVSAATGVMTVAVLLLTEITPKNVAVHNATEVARFVVRPIAWLSIILYPVGRIVTIISMGILKLLGLKGRSEPYVTEDELKLMLRGAELSGAIAEDEQDMIENVLEIKDTHVREVMTPLVDVVAIDAAATLIDFKNLWETHQYSRVPVFEERIDNIVGIVYAMDMLEYVEEAEKLKDITVKEIAHMPIYFVPDSMSVWNLLREFRIRQVHMAVVLNEYGGTIGIVTLEDVVEEIVGEIFDENDSKEEIQKKTGNIVMLEDGTFVVDANTSIDDLSEELGVKIPEGHQYETVSGFVCESFGYIPEEGGKMLVILERDKSEENGEYQDEGSDHQDEREATQAYELEILEANARKVSKVCFKPISSECVDVDNKGVNRLMSKKIIKRKKKDSGNSSDSDDDDECPDITENGCPAELVSYSDDSAELEDSGSSMGQGNKVNN; this is translated from the coding sequence ATGGCATCATCCCCGCTTCGGCTTCGTCCCCTCACGCAACCACCCTCCGCCCGTCCAATCCACCTCACAATTCCGCCGCCGGCCGGCGCCATGTCGCCCCCTTCCACCCCATTCCCCTCCACGGCCTCGTTGCTCCTCGCCGGCAGCAGGCTCCCGCGGCTCCAGATCCAGTCGCCCCGCGCCCCCACCAAGCCCCCGTACcgctccgcctccccctccccctaccgCCCGTGGCTCCGCGGCGTCTCCAGGCGCCCCCTGCTCGTCCCCACCTCCGCTTCCCTCCGGGTGACGGCTGCTCCTTCGCCGGGGGTGGAGGCTGCGGATGAATCGGGCCGGCTGGCGGCTTCTCCTCCCCTGGCGGCGGAGGCTGAGGATGAATCGGGTGGCTGGCTGGCGGCCGCGAGGAGGGTCGCGGTGGCGCTGATCTGCAGCGCGCTGGCGGCGGTGTGGTGCCAGCGGGCGCTTGCTACGACTCCCGCCGCGGCGGGAGCAGGCGCGGGGGCGTccacggcggtggaggcggccgaTATGGTCGGCTGGGTGACGCTGCGACTGCGAGGGAGCTGGCCCACGGTGCTGCAGGTTCTGCAGCTGCTCAGGGAGCAGGGCCTTGTTCTCGCCCTATTGCTCGGCCTCTCCGCCTTCTTCTCCATGGCCGAGACCTCCATCACCACGCTCTGGCCCTGGAAGGTCCGTGAGCTCGCTGACAAGGAACCTGAGAACGGCGTGTTCAAAATGCTCCGAAATGATGTCACTCGCTTCCTCACAACCATACTCATCGGCACAACCGTGGTTAACATTGGCGCGACAGCCATTGTCACCGAGGCAGCCACAGCAATGTTTGGTGAAGCAGGTGTCAGTGCAGCAACAGGCGTCATGACTGTTGCCGTTCTCCTTCTTACAGAAATCACACCCAAGAATGTTGCAGTCCACAATGCCACGGAAGTTGCCAGGTTTGTGGTCAGACCAATCGCTTGGCTTTCAATCATCCTGTATCCCGTTGGGCGTATTGTTACAATTATATCCATGGGAATTCTAAAGCTTCTGGGCCTGAAAGGAAGAAGTGAGCCATATGTGACTGAGGATGAACTGAAGCTAATGCTCCGGGGAGCGGAGTTGAGTGGTGCGATTGCGGAAGACGAGCAGGATATGATTGAGAATGTGCTCGAGATTAAAGACACACATGTCAGGGAGGTGATGACACCTTTGGTAGATGTGGTTGCAATTGATGCAGCCGCAACACTGATTGATTTCAAGAACCTATGGGAAACCCACCAGTACTCTAGAGTTCCTGTATTTGAGGAGCGCATAGATAATATCGTGGGAATTGTATATGCAATGGACATGCTTGAATATGTTGAAGAGGCTGAGAAGTTGAAGGACATCACTGTGAAGGAAATTGCACATATGCCTATATATTTTGTCCCAGATTCCATGTCCGTTTGGAACCTGCTGAGAGAGTTCCGGATCAGGCAGGTTCATATGGCAGTGGTCCTCAATGAGTATGGTGGAACGATTGGTATCGTGACATTAGAAGATGTGGTGGAAGAAATAGTCGGTGAAATCTTTGATGAGAATGATTCAAAGGAGGAAATCCAGAAGAAAACAGGCAATATAGTAATGCTGGAAGATGGAACATTTGTTGTTGATGCAAACACATCTATAGACGATCTTTCTGAAGAGCTTGGTGTTAAAATACCAGAGGGCCATCAGTATGAGACCGTGTCTGGTTTTGTTTGTGAATCCTTTGGCTATATACCAGAAGAAGGTGGGAAAATGCTTGTGATACTCGAAAGGGATAAAAGCGAGGAGAATGGTGAATATCAGGACGAAGGATCTGATCACCAAGATGAACGAGAAGCGACTCAAGCTTATGAACTTGAGATACTCGAAGCTAATGCAAGAAAGGTCAGCAAAGTATGTTTCAAGCCAATAAGCAGCGAATGTGTAGACGTTGACAACAAGGGTGTCAACCGGCTGATGTCAAAAAAGATTATCAAACGGAAGAAGAAGGACTCTGGTAATTCTTCCGACAGCGATGACGACGATGAGTGCCCTGATATAACAGAAAATGGTTGCCCTGCAGAGCTAGTTTCATACTCAGATGATAGTGCGGAGCTAGAAGATTCTGGTAGTTCTATGGGACAAGGTAACAAAGTAAACAATTAG
- the LOC123123396 gene encoding UDP-glycosyltransferase 91C1-like, which produces MDAGPSSSPLRIVIVPWLALGHLLPCLELAERLASRGHRVSYVSTPRNLARLPPPAPRVDLVALPLPRVDGLPDGAESTNDVPEGQRELHWRAFDGLAVPFAEFLAAACAGQATRPHWIIADTFHHWAAAAALEHLVPCAMLPPTAALIATVLSHSQPSDRARAPPRYEQEGRQPIYCNHGVSGMSIMQRLLLTKERCTVVAIRSCVEWEPESFPLAKTILGKPVVPLGLLPPSADAARCAAANGAEHATVRWLDAQPPGSVLYVALGSEVPLRVEQVHELALGLELAGTRFLWALRKASSAGAAVDTDILPPGFQERTRGQGLVTTAWVPQMSILAHAAVGGFLTHCGRSSLIEGLLFGHPLVMLPIFGDQGPNARQMEAKKVGLQVARDEDDGSFDRHGVAVAVRAIMAEGEARRGFLAGAGRMQEVVADTERHERYIDEFVQQLRSYSAAGATN; this is translated from the coding sequence ATGGACGCCGGGCCATCATCCTCGCCGCTGCGCATCGTGATCGTCCCGTGGCTCGCGCTGGGCCACCTGCTCCCGTGCCTGGAGCTCGCCGAGCGGCTCGCGTCCCGGGGCCACCGCGTGTCCTACGTCTCCACGCCGCGCAAcctcgcgcgcctcccgccgccggcgCCACGCGTGGACCTCGTGGCGCTCCCGCTGCCGCGCGTGGACGGCCTCCCCGACGGCGCCGAGTCCACCAACGACGTCCCGGAAGGCCAGCGGGAGCTCCACTGGAGGGCCTTCGACGGCCTCGCCGTGCCCTTCGCGGAGTTCCTGGCCGCCGCGTGCGCCGGCCAGGCCACGAGGCCGCACTGGATCATCGCCGACACTTTCCACCactgggccgccgccgccgccctggagCACCTGGTGCCGTGCGCGATGCTGCCCCCGACCGCTGCCTTGATCGCCACCGTGCTCAGTCACAGCCAGCCGTCGGACAGAGCACGCGCTCCTCCCCGTTACGAACAAGAGGGGAGGCAACCGATTTACTGCAACCATGGCGTGTCTGGTATGTCCATCATGCAGCGCTTATTGTTGACAAAGGAGAGGTGCACGGTCGTGGCCATCCGGAGCTGCGTCGAGTGGGAGCCCGAGTCTTTCCCGCTGGCGAAGACAATTCTCGGCAAGCCGGTCGTTCCCCTCGGCCTTCTGCCGCCGTCAGCCGATGCAGCCCGCTGTGCCGCCGCCAACGGGGCAGAGCATGCCACCGTGCGGTGGCTGGACGCGCAACCTCCCGGCTCGGTGCTGTACGTGGCGCTGGGGAGCGAGGTGCCGCTGCGCGTGGAGCAGGTGCATGAGCTGGCCCTCGGGCTGGAGCTCGCCGGGACGCGCTTCCTCTGGGCTCTCAGAAAAGCCAGCagcgccggcgccgccgtcgacacCGACATCCTCCCGCCGGGTTTCCAAGAGCGCACGCGTGGCCAGGGGCTGGTGACCACGGCGTGGGTTCCCCAGATGAGCATCCTGGCGCACGCGGCCGTGGGCGGGTTCCTGACGCACTGCGGGCGGAGCTCGCTGATCGAGGGCCTCCTGTTCGGTCACCCGCTCGTCATGCTGCCCATCTTCGGGGACCAGGGGCCGAACGCGCGGCAAATGGAGGCCAAGAAGGTGGGGCTGCAGGTGGCGAGGGACGAGGACGATGGGTCGTTCGACCGCCATGGCGTCGCGGTGGCGGTCCGGGCCATCATGGCTGAGGGAGAGGCGAGGAGGGGCTTCTTAGCAGGCGCTGGGAGGATGCAGGAGGTGGTAGCCGATACAGAGCGGCATGAGAGATACATCGACGAGTTTGTACAGCAGCTTAGATCTTACTCCGCCGCAGGTGCAACGAACTAA